A window of the Clostridia bacterium genome harbors these coding sequences:
- a CDS encoding TldD/PmbA family protein, which produces MLEKQQLETILATALGEGGDFAELFMERKTNTGISCEDNRIEKIISGIELGAGIRVIVGENTAYGYTNDLSLEGLLEVARVVAKAAKGAAGSVKIELKKAEPPVAFEVRQLPTGVSIDEKVRLVEAANEAARALDERVIQVAVAYGDVIQDVWIANSLGRYVEDRRIRTRFVVNVVAAENGLIQTGYEAIGGHVGFELFDEVSPVELAKKAAQRALLMLRAKPAPAGQMMVVMSGEAGGTMIHEACGHGLEADLVQKQLSVYRGKIGQKVASELVTVIDDATLPNKYGSFAFDDEGNPAQRTVLIENGILKGYMYDYLTAKKEGKTSTGNGRRESFRDRPIVRMTNTFIAPGNSDPEEIIRSVQKGFYVKKMGGGQVNTTNGDFVFDVTEGYLIENGKITEPVRGATLTGNGPRVLQMIDMVGNDHGFAIGTCGKDGQGVPVSDAQPTIRIPQLTIGGLLD; this is translated from the coding sequence ATGCTGGAGAAACAGCAGTTGGAAACAATTCTAGCCACCGCCCTAGGGGAAGGTGGGGATTTTGCCGAACTGTTCATGGAGAGGAAGACCAACACCGGCATCAGCTGTGAAGACAACCGGATTGAGAAGATTATCTCCGGTATCGAGCTGGGAGCCGGGATTCGGGTCATAGTCGGCGAAAATACAGCTTATGGATATACAAATGATTTGTCTTTGGAAGGGCTGTTAGAGGTAGCGAGAGTGGTGGCGAAAGCGGCTAAGGGAGCTGCCGGAAGCGTTAAAATTGAGTTGAAAAAAGCTGAGCCTCCCGTTGCTTTTGAGGTCAGGCAGCTGCCCACCGGGGTCAGCATCGATGAAAAAGTGCGGCTGGTGGAAGCAGCCAATGAAGCTGCCCGGGCTCTGGATGAACGGGTTATCCAAGTAGCCGTGGCGTACGGAGACGTAATCCAGGATGTGTGGATTGCTAACAGCCTGGGCAGGTATGTGGAAGACCGGCGGATTCGCACGCGCTTTGTCGTTAACGTGGTAGCGGCCGAGAACGGTTTGATCCAGACCGGTTATGAAGCAATTGGGGGACATGTCGGTTTCGAACTCTTTGATGAAGTATCCCCGGTGGAATTGGCGAAAAAAGCCGCCCAGAGGGCTTTGTTGATGCTAAGAGCCAAACCTGCTCCGGCGGGTCAAATGATGGTGGTGATGTCCGGAGAAGCAGGCGGCACCATGATCCATGAAGCCTGCGGTCATGGTTTGGAAGCAGACCTGGTACAAAAACAGCTATCAGTCTATAGAGGTAAAATAGGGCAAAAAGTTGCCTCCGAGCTGGTGACCGTTATTGATGACGCCACTTTGCCGAATAAGTATGGTTCTTTTGCGTTTGACGATGAGGGCAATCCGGCCCAGCGGACCGTTCTCATTGAAAACGGGATCCTGAAAGGCTATATGTACGACTATTTAACGGCCAAAAAGGAAGGGAAAACGTCCACCGGTAACGGCAGACGGGAATCTTTCCGGGATCGTCCCATTGTACGGATGACTAATACGTTTATCGCCCCCGGCAATTCGGATCCGGAAGAAATCATTCGATCCGTGCAAAAAGGTTTCTACGTGAAGAAAATGGGTGGCGGTCAAGTCAATACCACCAATGGTGACTTTGTTTTCGATGTGACCGAAGGCTATTTGATTGAGAACGGGAAAATCACCGAACCGGTCAGGGGAGCTACTTTAACCGGCAATGGGCCGCGAGTATTACAAATGATTGATATGGTGGGAAATGACCACGGATTTGCTATTGGCACGTGTGGCAAGGACGGCCAGGGAGTACCCGTATCAGACGCTCAACCAACCATCCGTATTCCACAACTGACCATCGGCGGCTTATTAGACTAA
- a CDS encoding TldD/PmbA family protein encodes MDKYQILAKELVEKAAASGAHQAEVYISKGKELTIEVANGQVEALKNAEEHGLGIRVLVDHRLGYAYTSDFSPAALEATLTQAIKNAEKTHPDPHYRLPDPVIDHRELELYDPEITATSIEHKINLALAIEKAAREYDPRVKITENCTYQDSQYQVILANSQGILCSYQGAYCGCYAYVVAEEDEDAQTGFGMQFDLKIAALDPIKVGKEAAAKAVRMLNASHIKTQKAPVVFDPYVATNFLGVLAPALSADAVQKGKSLFAGKVGQPVCSSLINIVDDGALPGGLMSAPFDGEGVSTGRTVLVERGVLKGYLHNTYTAAKDGVSSTGNAVRSFKSTPEVGTTNFYIEPGNVCKEELLAGIEQGFYVTEVMGMHTANPISGDFSVGASGLWIENGRLTRPVRGVAIAGNLMHLFQSVDCVADDLTFFVGRGSPTIRIKEMTISGS; translated from the coding sequence ATGGACAAATACCAGATCCTGGCGAAAGAATTGGTGGAAAAAGCAGCAGCCAGCGGGGCCCACCAGGCTGAAGTGTATATCTCGAAAGGAAAAGAATTGACCATCGAAGTAGCCAACGGTCAAGTGGAAGCATTAAAAAATGCCGAGGAACATGGCCTGGGCATCAGGGTCCTCGTAGACCACCGGTTAGGCTACGCTTATACTTCGGATTTTTCTCCGGCAGCGTTGGAAGCGACCCTCACTCAGGCCATTAAGAACGCGGAAAAAACCCACCCAGATCCTCATTATCGCCTGCCGGACCCGGTCATCGATCACAGGGAATTGGAACTATACGATCCGGAGATAACTGCCACCAGTATTGAACACAAAATCAACCTGGCTTTAGCCATTGAAAAAGCAGCCAGGGAATATGATCCCCGGGTGAAAATTACCGAAAATTGTACATACCAGGATTCCCAGTACCAGGTGATCCTGGCCAATTCTCAGGGAATCCTGTGTTCTTATCAAGGCGCCTACTGCGGGTGTTATGCTTACGTAGTAGCGGAAGAAGATGAAGATGCCCAAACCGGCTTTGGCATGCAGTTTGATTTGAAAATTGCGGCGCTGGACCCGATCAAAGTAGGGAAAGAAGCCGCCGCCAAAGCTGTCAGGATGCTGAATGCGAGCCATATAAAAACCCAAAAGGCACCGGTTGTGTTCGATCCTTATGTGGCGACCAACTTCCTGGGAGTATTGGCACCGGCCCTTTCCGCTGATGCCGTGCAAAAAGGAAAATCTCTCTTTGCCGGCAAAGTGGGACAGCCAGTCTGTTCCTCATTAATCAACATTGTTGACGACGGCGCCTTGCCGGGCGGTCTGATGTCAGCTCCTTTTGACGGGGAAGGTGTGAGCACCGGGAGGACCGTACTGGTGGAAAGAGGCGTCCTGAAGGGATACCTGCACAACACTTATACTGCAGCCAAAGACGGGGTAAGTTCCACAGGGAATGCCGTACGTTCTTTTAAGAGCACCCCGGAAGTGGGTACCACCAATTTTTATATCGAACCCGGTAACGTATGTAAAGAAGAGCTGCTGGCCGGCATTGAGCAGGGTTTCTATGTGACGGAAGTGATGGGCATGCACACGGCCAATCCCATCTCCGGCGACTTCTCCGTCGGTGCCAGCGGCTTGTGGATCGAGAACGGGCGGTTAACCAGACCGGTTCGAGGCGTGGCTATTGCCGGCAATTTGATGCATCTCTTTCAATCCGTGGATTGTGTCGCCGACGACTTAACCTTTTTCGTGGGAAGAGGTTCCCCCACCATTCGCATCAAAGAAATGACTATCAGCGGCAGTTAG
- the aroQ gene encoding type II 3-dehydroquinate dehydratase, with amino-acid sequence MRLLFLHGPNLNLLGKREPGIYGTTTLAGINEQLQSLAKEYGVEISFFQSNHEGVLIDVLQEKGWSGEVDCIIFNPGAFTHYSYALRDAVASIPIPVIEVHLSNIYQREEFRHRSVLAPVCRGQISGFGAGSYIAAFFAALHLIKPQILEPGKEHQNAL; translated from the coding sequence ATGAGGCTTCTTTTCTTGCACGGTCCTAATTTGAACCTGTTAGGCAAAAGGGAACCCGGTATCTATGGTACCACCACCCTGGCAGGGATTAATGAGCAATTGCAATCCCTGGCAAAAGAATACGGAGTGGAAATTAGTTTTTTTCAATCAAATCATGAGGGCGTCCTCATAGACGTGCTGCAGGAAAAAGGATGGTCCGGGGAAGTAGATTGCATTATTTTCAACCCGGGCGCCTTTACCCATTACAGCTATGCCCTCCGCGACGCGGTAGCGTCAATCCCCATTCCTGTCATTGAGGTGCATTTATCGAACATATACCAGAGAGAAGAATTCCGGCACCGTTCCGTGCTTGCGCCGGTTTGCCGGGGGCAGATCAGCGGATTTGGTGCCGGGAGCTATATCGCCGCATTTTTTGCGGCGCTGCACTTGATCAAACCGCAAATACTTGAACCGGGGAAGGAACACCAAAATGCCTTATGA
- a CDS encoding aminopeptidase P family protein translates to MPYERRCKRIQALLREEDLDAILVTGGSNRYYLSGFRGSAGCLLVTANQAFLLTDGRYVDQAKQQTACCQVLHQGADWYNTLNQLLKEHQVRKLAFEQEHVSHGEYLRLAEKVSGATLIGKRNFVETFREIKDGSELELMKKAASIADQAFHDLLSILRPGLTETEVAAQLEYRMRRLGSEGPAFDTIVASGPRAALPHGTATDRRIAPGDFVVFDFGATYQGYRSDMTRTVVIGQASSKQKEIYQLVLRAQLAGLQAVKANETCESVDSAAREVIAKEGYGEFFGHSLGHGVGLDVHENPRLAQGNKLPLKPGMVVTVEPGVYLTDWGGVRIEDMVLVTGDGCEILTHTSKELLEIA, encoded by the coding sequence ATGCCTTATGAACGACGCTGCAAAAGAATTCAAGCGCTATTGAGAGAAGAAGATTTAGACGCCATACTTGTTACCGGTGGATCTAACCGTTATTACCTGAGCGGGTTTCGCGGTTCCGCCGGCTGCTTGCTGGTGACTGCCAACCAGGCATTTCTATTGACCGACGGTCGTTACGTAGATCAGGCCAAACAGCAAACCGCCTGCTGCCAAGTCCTGCATCAAGGTGCCGATTGGTATAATACCTTAAACCAGTTATTAAAAGAGCACCAGGTGAGAAAGCTGGCCTTTGAACAGGAACACGTGAGCCACGGGGAATACCTGCGCCTGGCGGAGAAGGTGTCGGGTGCGACCCTGATCGGCAAGAGAAATTTTGTTGAGACTTTTCGTGAAATAAAAGACGGGTCGGAACTGGAACTGATGAAAAAGGCGGCCTCTATAGCTGATCAGGCTTTCCATGACTTATTGTCCATCTTAAGACCCGGGTTAACGGAAACGGAGGTGGCGGCTCAGCTCGAGTACCGGATGCGCCGCCTGGGCTCGGAAGGGCCTGCTTTTGATACAATTGTAGCCTCAGGGCCGCGTGCTGCCTTACCCCATGGTACGGCTACCGACAGGAGAATTGCCCCGGGAGACTTCGTCGTCTTTGATTTTGGGGCTACCTATCAGGGCTACCGCTCTGACATGACCCGAACGGTGGTGATCGGGCAGGCTTCGTCGAAGCAAAAGGAGATCTACCAGTTGGTGTTAAGAGCTCAACTGGCCGGCCTGCAAGCTGTGAAGGCAAACGAAACCTGTGAGAGCGTGGACAGTGCCGCCAGGGAAGTTATCGCTAAAGAAGGGTACGGGGAGTTTTTCGGGCACAGCCTGGGACACGGCGTGGGCCTGGATGTACATGAAAATCCACGGCTGGCACAGGGAAATAAGCTTCCTTTAAAGCCGGGTATGGTTGTCACAGTTGAACCGGGAGTATATTTAACTGACTGGGGCGGGGTTCGTATCGAGGATATGGTCCTGGTAACCGGCGACGGCTGTGAAATCTTAACCCATACATCAAAAGAATTGTTGGAGATTGCTTAA
- the efp gene encoding elongation factor P, giving the protein MISTNDFRTGLTIEVDGEVYTVVEFQHVKPGKGAAFVRSKLKNRRTGAVVEKTFRAGEKVEKAHVERREMQYLYNDGDNYYFMDTGNYEQISLNKDQLDEAIKFLKENMNIYCLFYKGESIGVELPNTVELKVVETEPGVRGDTATGATKAAVLETGAVVQVPLFVNVGDVLVIDTRSGEYVQRA; this is encoded by the coding sequence ATGATTTCAACTAACGATTTCCGGACTGGTTTAACCATCGAAGTGGACGGGGAGGTTTATACGGTAGTAGAATTCCAGCACGTGAAACCCGGCAAAGGCGCTGCTTTCGTCCGTAGCAAACTGAAAAACAGGCGTACCGGTGCCGTGGTGGAGAAAACCTTCCGTGCCGGCGAGAAGGTCGAAAAGGCCCATGTAGAGCGCCGGGAAATGCAGTATCTCTACAATGACGGGGACAATTACTATTTTATGGATACCGGAAACTATGAGCAAATATCTCTAAATAAAGACCAGCTAGACGAAGCCATCAAGTTTTTGAAGGAAAATATGAACATCTATTGCTTGTTCTACAAAGGGGAATCTATCGGTGTGGAATTGCCGAATACAGTAGAGCTCAAAGTTGTTGAAACTGAACCCGGTGTCCGGGGTGACACGGCTACCGGCGCCACGAAAGCCGCTGTTTTGGAAACGGGAGCCGTCGTGCAGGTGCCGTTGTTTGTGAACGTGGGCGACGTACTTGTGATTGACACGCGGAGCGGGGAATATGTCCAGAGGGCATAA